The following DNA comes from Candidatus Neomarinimicrobiota bacterium.
TGTCCAACAGACCGTCTACCCTCATCGGCTCCATTGCTTCAAGCGCATCTGAGAAGTGTTCATCAAAACTCAGATTGTTGGCATCGCCGAATGACGTTTTATCCAAATAAAAATGGCACATCAGCTGCATAATGATCTCTTTTCTCAGCCTATCTTCGTTGCTGAGTTTGTAACCCTTAAAAGTAGCAAGTTCGCCGTTATCGATTACTTCATAATATTCGTCCAAAGTTTTAACGTTCTGAGCGTAAATATTACCGACTTCACTGATCCCCGTTATTCCCATTGCGATAAGGTCACATCCTTTTTTGGTCGTATATCCCTGAAAGTTTCTGTGGAGCGTGCCGTTATTCTGAGCGGCAACTATTTCATCTTCGGGAAACGCGAAGTGATCCATCCCGATGAATTCATAGCCCGCGGAGGTGAACTCATCAATCACCAGATGGAGCAATTTAAGTTTCTCATCCGCGCTTGGAAGCCATTCATCTTTGATCAGCGTCTGATGTTTTTTCATCCATGGAACATGAGCGTAATTAAACGTGGCTATCCTCTCCGGTTTTATTTCGATAACCGTTTTAACCGTTTTACGAAACTTTTCGACGCTCTGATGCGGTAATCCATAGATAAGGTCTAAATTGATGCTTTTGAATCCTAACTCTCTGCACCAGTCAACCACCTGAGTCGTCATATCTTCCGGCTGAATTCTGTTTATCGCCTTCTGAACCTCAGGATCAAAATCCTGGACTCCCATACTTATCCGGTTGAAGCCGATTTCTCTAAAGGCTTCGAGATGCTCGCGGGTCAGTCCCCTCGGGTCAATCTCGACGCTGACTTCCGCGTCATCGTCAAAAGTGAAGCTATCTTGAATATATCCTCCGAGACCTATTATCTGTGATGGAAAAAGATAGCTGGGCGTTCCTCCCCCCCAATGCATTTGTGATACTTTTCGGCTGCTTTCGGTTAGTTCCGCGATCATATCAATCTCTTTCTTCAGATATCCGAGATACTTCTCTTTTTTATCATCGTCATGAGTTATCATCATGTTGCAGGCGCAGAAATAGCAAAGCGTGTCACAAAACGGAATGTGAAAATACAGCGAAAGATCCGCAGGCTCTGAAGAGTTATTCGTTTCGGCAATCTCATTTCGAAATTCGGCTGGTCCTATTGTTTCGCTAAACATTGGAGCCGTCGGATAACTCGTATATCTCGGTCCCGGTTTAGAGTAGCGTTTAATAAGCTCTTCATCAAACAGTGTAGACTGATTATTTTTATTTTCCATCATCAACTTTCTTTATGAAATTTAGGACTTTCCGATTTAACGGTCTCGATCAACGTTTTCACATTTTCCACGGGTGTTTCGGGCAATATCCCATGTCCGAGATTGAATATATGTCCTTTCCCCTCTCCGTATGCCTCAAGAACTTTTATCGTTTCCTTTCTAACTGTTTCCGGGTCTGAAAGCAACACCACAGGGTCTAAATTCCCTTGCAGGGCTACTCTGTCATTTACAATTTTCCTCGATTTGGAAAGGCTTGTTCCCCAATCGATTCCGAGACAATCAGCGCCGCTGTCGGCTAAGACGTCGACA
Coding sequences within:
- the hemN gene encoding oxygen-independent coproporphyrinogen III oxidase, whose protein sequence is MENKNNQSTLFDEELIKRYSKPGPRYTSYPTAPMFSETIGPAEFRNEIAETNNSSEPADLSLYFHIPFCDTLCYFCACNMMITHDDDKKEKYLGYLKKEIDMIAELTESSRKVSQMHWGGGTPSYLFPSQIIGLGGYIQDSFTFDDDAEVSVEIDPRGLTREHLEAFREIGFNRISMGVQDFDPEVQKAINRIQPEDMTTQVVDWCRELGFKSINLDLIYGLPHQSVEKFRKTVKTVIEIKPERIATFNYAHVPWMKKHQTLIKDEWLPSADEKLKLLHLVIDEFTSAGYEFIGMDHFAFPEDEIVAAQNNGTLHRNFQGYTTKKGCDLIAMGITGISEVGNIYAQNVKTLDEYYEVIDNGELATFKGYKLSNEDRLRKEIIMQLMCHFYLDKTSFGDANNLSFDEHFSDALEAMEPMRVDGLLDITDDSITVLPAGRLLIRNITMSFDEYLTDNKEKKFSKTI